The Nothobranchius furzeri strain GRZ-AD chromosome 8, NfurGRZ-RIMD1, whole genome shotgun sequence sequence TAActttcacgtttgtacaatataattatcacgtttgtacaatatacatatcacgtttgtacaatattaTCACGTTCGTACAATATAATTATCACGTTCGTAcaatatatataaataacacGTTTTGAGTGAGTGAGAAAATGTCTCGTCTATCGGAACTCATTAAATTCTATTTCATGCTTGGATTGAGGCACGGAGAGATGTTGCTCTTGATGAGCAGCTTGGACGGTATTGAAATAAGCATGCGGACGCTGAGAAGGAACTTAAAACGCATGGGGCTGTACAGGAGGAAGAATGACTCCGATCCGCTGGAGGTTGCTGCATTTCTCATAGATCAACTGCAGGGGTACGGGAGGCTTCATGGATACAAACTACACCACCTGAACTGCATTCAGGCGGGTTATGTTGTCACGCAGAGCACTGTGAGACATTTACTGAAATATATTGACCCTCATGGGGTTGCGCAAAGACGCAGAAATCGCCTAACGCGCCGCACGTATGTTAATCCTGGACCGAATTTCATGTGGCATGTTGACTCCTATGACAAACTAAAACCATTTGGAATCTGCATAAATGGAGCGATTGATGGCTTTTCAAGAGTAATGATTTGGCTTCATGCCTATTCAACAAACAACGACCCCAAAGTCATCGCAGGTTATTTCATCACAGAAGTTGAGAAGAGGATGGGCACAGCTGCAAGGATTCGCTCTGATTTAGGAACAGAAAATGTCATAATGGCTGAGATGCAGAGATTCCTGCGATGGACTCAGGATCAAAATGTCAGAAACAGTTTTATCACTGGGTCCAGCAATCACAATCAGCGAATTGAAGGCTGGTGGGCGTTTCTGAGACGGCACCACGCTCAGCACTGGATGAATCGTCTCCAGGAACTAAAGGACAAAGACTGTTTCTCTGGATGCTTCTTGGACAAGCAGCTCATATTGTTTACCTGCCTGAACATCATTGAGGTAGGCCACCACGCCTGTATTTACCCgctaagcatgtgtgtgtgtgtgtgtgtgtgtgtgtgtgtgtgtgtgtgtgtgtgtgtgtgtgtgtgtgtgtgtgtgtgtgtgtgtgtgtgtgtgtgtgtgtgtgtgtgtgtgtgtgtgtgtgtgtgtgtgtgtgtgtgtacaagaccAGGCTTATTGTGGTAATGTTCTGGTCATACTTAAAAAAGCTTCCATTGTTGACAACTCCATTTTGCTCGCGCCACTGTTATTCGTAATTATGAGTACATTTTTTTCATAAAATCTGATCGTTTCCCTGACTGGCTGCATGTGATGCTTGTGGGTTAAAATGCTAAACCAAAAATCTTGATATTTTACTGATAGTGGATCTTTTAAATTaataatattttacaggaggagctgcagcaagTTGTGCATTTGTGGAACACCCATATTATCCGCAGAAGCAGACATGCAATTGCTCCAAGTGGACGTCCAATTCTTATGTACACCATTCCACATCTTTTTGGAGGACATGATCATCTGAGAGAGGTTTCTCAGGAGGCAGTGGATGCATGTAAAGAAGAATGCCAAATGAGAGGACCATATACCTGCGATGAAACAGTATTCAGCCTGTGTTGCCTTTTAATGTCAGAGAACTTCTTACTTCCACCAAGCACAGCAGATGAAGCCATTGAACTGTATCTCTTCCTGAGAGCCTACATACTGAAGGACTTATAAACTTCAAAAAACATTTGGAATGTATGGCAGTATTTTAACATATTTGCATATATTTATACCATATTGATATCATTGGTGATCAAATGTACATGTGATCACCACCTGTGTTTAGTTTCTTTGATACTTTTTGTCC is a genomic window containing:
- the LOC129164485 gene encoding uncharacterized protein encodes the protein MSRLSELIKFYFMLGLRHGEMLLLMSSLDGIEISMRTLRRNLKRMGLYRRKNDSDPLEVAAFLIDQLQGYGRLHGYKLHHLNCIQAGYVVTQSTVRHLLKYIDPHGVAQRRRNRLTRRTYVNPGPNFMWHVDSYDKLKPFGICINGAIDGFSRVMIWLHAYSTNNDPKVIAGYFITEVEKRMGTAARIRSDLGTENVIMAEMQRFLRWTQDQNVRNSFITGSSNHNQRIEGWWAFLRRHHAQHWMNRLQELKDKDCFSGCFLDKQLILFTCLNIIEEELQQVVHLWNTHIIRRSRHAIAPSGRPILMYTIPHLFGGHDHLREVSQEAVDACKEECQMRGPYTCDETVFSLCCLLMSENFLLPPSTADEAIELYLFLRAYILKDL